The Verrucomicrobiales bacterium nucleotide sequence GGCCGAGGTCACGGCATCGCCGCGGGCCGTCTGCGGAAACGCGGCCCAGGCGCGCTGGGCATCCTTTGCGGTTCCGGCCGCTTCGATGGCCACCCAATAGCCAATCTCCAGATTGTCGGGCGACAACTTCATCGCGGATTCAAACCTCTGGGTGGCGGCACTCCGATTCGTGGTTTCAAGTGCCGCTGGTCTCAGGCTGACTTTTGACAATAGATAGCATCTATTCCAAAGTGTTTGCGATGAACATCGCGTTGACCAAGCACTTTGAAGAACTGATCGCGCGCCTGGTTGCCAGCGGGCGCTACAACAACTCCAGCGAAGTCGTCCGTGCCGGCCTGCGGATTCTGGACGCCGAGGAAAAGTCCCTGGCGGCGGGTTCTTTTCCGCCCGGCTCGTTGCGCCATCTCTACTCCAAGGCCGACAACCGGGCTGAACGTCGCACGGCCAAGGCTTCCACCTTGAAGGTCGAGGCCGAATGAAACAGTGGGACATCTGGACGTGCGACTTCGCCGAAGCCGGACCGCACCCGGCGATCATCGTCAGCCATCCGGACCGCGTCGCCCGCGCGCCGCTGGTCAATGTGCTGATTGGTACCAGCCAGAAGGCGAGCCGTTTGGCGCGCGAGAACGAAGTGATGCTCAACGGCGCGGATGGCCTCGATTGGGAGACGCTGGTGAAGTGCGACCTGATGTATCTGGTGGAGAAGGAGCGGTTGTATCGCCGGCGGGGCAGTGTTGGCGCGGTGCGGCGACGCGCCTTGGTCCAGCGCGTCAATGCCTGTTTCGGTTTCACGTTGGTTTGAGCGATCCATTGGATCACCCCTGATTTGCGAGATTCCCCCAGCGGAATCCCGTTGGGATTCTGCGGTGCCGACGCGCGCAACCTGCATGGGAAAAGCAGTGGAGGACCACCGCACTCCCGGACGCTTCGCGAAGCACTCGGCCGTTGTCCGAGCGTCTGGCCCACCGCCTCGTCGGGTAGTTCAGCGGTGAACTCGATGTCCAGACTGGGGCGAGTTTGTCTCGCCGAAGCGTCGTCGCGGAGGTGGAGGGCTTCGGTGGCCAGCAATGTTTCGGGCTGATCGTGTGCGGCCAGCAGGGCGTCGAGGCGGGCGCGGAGGGCCTTGTCTCCGCCGCACTCGCGGTCGAGGAACGGGTCGCGCTCGCCAGGTGCCTTCTCCAGCGCCAGCACAAACAGGGCTTTTTCGCGAGCGGAGGTCAAGGCTGTCTGCCTTCTGCCTTTTCTTTCGCCTCGGCTGCCGCGATTTCCTCCCAGGACGGCGCTCGCCAGAAGTGCACCACGCCACTTTGGTTTCCCCAGGTGATCGAGTTTCCATCGGGAGAAAACCAAACGCCCATGTAGCCGGTGCCATCGGCCTCCAGGGTAAACACGTCCTGCCAGCTTTCCGTGTCCCAGAGTTTCACCGCTTCGTGATCACCGCCGCTGATGGCCAGTCGCTTGCCGTCCGCTGAAAAGGCCAGGGCATGGGCGCCCTTGAGAAAGCCGCCCAGTGTCGCCACCGGCTGCCAGGTCTCAGTGTTCCAGACTTTGCCGAAACCCTGACTGCTAGCCGTGGCGAAAAGGGACCCATCCGGCGAATAGCTGCCCATGTCCGGTTCGAGGAAGTCCAAGTCCAGAGTGCGCTGACTTCTCTCGAACAGGTTGCGAAGCACGAAGTTTCCCTCCCAGCCAAAGGCGAGGCACTGCCGGCCGTCCGGTGAAAGCGCGAACGAATTGGCGGCCAGCGGCGCCTGCCACGACTGTTCGTCCACGCCACTGGTAAGATCCCACTGGTGCATCAGATTGTTGTGCGCGGACCAGGTGACCAGCTTCTGGCCCCCGGGAACAAATGCCTCCTGGCCCGACGCCCTCGACCAGACCATTCCCGGCGCGGCGGTGAAACGATGCCGCAGGATCCGCTGGGTCAGGTCCCAAATCTGCACCGTCCCATTCGTCCAGTGGGCCGCCAGCCGACGGCCATCCTCGGAAAAGCAGGACGTAAGGATCATCTCCCCTAGTTCCAGCAGCGGCGTCGCGAGTTGATAATCGGCGCCCGCCCACTGCGTCACCTCGCCGGCCCGGTTCAGCGTCAGAATCGAACGGCTGTCGTCCGCGAAAGTCGAGTTGACGACCTGCGTCGCCGGGAGCGTGGTCCGCGACGGCCGGGCGTGCGTGACCGAGGTGTCCCATACGTTGACGGTGCCGTCCTTGCCTCCGCTCACCAGCGTCTTTCCGTCGGGCAACAGGGTGAGACGCCACACCTCCAACCGGTGACCCCGCATGACGTCGAGCGCCCTATGGCTCGCGACGTCCCAGATGCGAACGGATTGGTCGGCGCTGCTGGAGGCTAGTTTCCGGCCATCCGGCCAGAACACCAAACTCCCCACCCAGGAGCCGTGGCCGTCCAGTTGCCCGAATTGTTTTCCGGTGGCGACCTCCCACAGGCGAATTTCCGATTCCGTGTAGCCGGCGCCGGACGCGAGGGTTTTGCCGTCGGGCGAAAACGCCAGTGTGGTCACAAACTCCTTCGCAGCCCGGGTGGTCCAGAGTTCATTTCCACTGCGCAGATCCATGACACGAATCCGTCCTCCGGACAGCGCATAGGCCGCAACACTCAAGTCGGGTGCCGCGGCGAATCCGCGAGTGAGGCTGCCTCCCGCTTGTTCCGATGGAAAGCTGGCCAGCTTGCTCCCCGTGGGTACCTGCCAGAGCGTGATGTGTCCCTGAGCGGTGGAGGTCACCAGGGTGCGACCATCCTGGGCAAACGCGAGACCGAGGCAGTCGTTGTCCAGGGGGACTTCAGCCACCATCCCTTGCGTCGCGTAGTTCCATAGCCGCAGCGTGAACCGTTGCTGGTTGTCAACCAGGTAGGACGTACCCGTGAAGGCCAGTATCGGTTCGACGGGGGAGAACGCCGCGCGAACGTAGGCTTCGTTCTTCGCCAGACGGAAAAGCTCCTGCCGTGTCCGCAAATCCCATACCTTCAGCCCGAATGGATGATGCGAACCCACGGCCAACCAGTGCCCGTCGGGCGAGGCGGCCAGCGAAGCGACTCCGGCGGGCTCCTGGCACAGCGTGAACACGGCATCGCTGCGGGTTTGTTTCCAGAGATAACGCCATTCCCAACCCCGCAGGTCCCTCTGGCCGGGTTGTGGGCGCTGTCGATTCAACAGGTCCAGCGCACGGCCCAGGTTGTTTTCGGCAAGGGCGTGGCGGGCCACGTTCATGTCGGAGGCGTACGCCCGCTGGCGCGCGGCAAGTTCGGAAGCCTCCGCCTGCTTGCGCAGTCTGCTTTCGCCAGCCTGTGCGAGCAGCGCCTTGTCTTCACTGGCGTTCGCCTTGTCCCGCTGCTCGGTGGCGTGGGCTTCGGCCTCCAACGCCCGCTGCTTCGCCCGGGTCGCCCGCACCGCCTGCCAGGTGCTGACGACCACTCCCAGCAACAGGGCAGCGGTGACGGCGGTCGCCGCGGCAAACGCAACCTTGTTCCGTCGAAACGCCTTCTGGAAGCGGTAGACGGTAGACGGCGGGCGCGCCGTCACCGGCTCGTTGTCCAGATATCGCCGGATCTCCGCCGCCAACCCGTTGGCCGTGTCGTAACGGCGCTGGCGGTCCTTCTCCAGGCACTTCATCACGATCCAGTCCAGGTCACCCTGGAGTTGGTGCAGCAGCTTTGCGGTGTCGGCGGAACGACGTCGGGCCGCGGTGGTGAGCTGGTCTCCTCCCAGGGTCGCCAGACGCGTGCTCGGGCGTTGCGGTTCCTTCTCGCGGATCGTCCGGCGCATCGCATCAATACCCTGCGACATCAGCTCCCGGGGATCGAACGGGGGGCTGCCCGCCAGCAGTTCGTAGAGCAGCACTCCCAGGCTGTAGATGTCGCTGCGCGTGTCGATGTCCAGTCCGCTCATCTCCGCCTGCTCCGGACTCATGTACGCCGGCGTGCCGATGAACTGGTGTAACTGGGTATAGACCGTGGCGTCGGTCAGCTTGCCCTCGGTGGCCTTGGCGATGCCGAAGTCGATGACCTTGGGCACGGGCACTCCGTCATGGAGCGTGACCAGGATGTTCGACGGCTTGATGTCGCGGTGGATGATGCCCTTCTGATGGGCATGCTGGATGGCCTGGCAGACCTTGATGAACAGTTCCAACCGGTCCTTGGTGCTGAGGTTGGCCTGGTCGCAGAAGTCGGTGATGCGGACGCCCCGGACCAGTTCCATGACGAAGTACGGGCGCCCCAGCTCGGTGGTGCCGGCATCGAGCACCTTGGCGATATTGGGATGGTCCATCATGGCCAGCGCCTGGCGCTCGGCCTCGAAGCGGGCGACCACTTGCTGGGTGTCCATACCCAGCTTGATGACCTTGAGCGCCACCCGTCGCCGCACCGGTTCGGTCTGCTCGGCGACATACACCACGCCGCACCCACCTTCGCCAATCCGCTCGAGCAGCTTGTAGCGCCCCAGCGTCTGTCCCACGGACTCGTCGGGTGGTTCGAAAGGGGTGAATCCTGGCTGGCCACCTGCCGCGAGAATGGTGGTGTTCAGGGTTTCGCCGGGAGCCTCATGCGCCGCCAGCAATTCGTCCATACGCCGCCGCAGATCGGGGTCGCCCTGGCACGCGCCATCGAGATAGGCGGCACGCTCCCTTCCTTCGCGTTGGACAGCCTCCTCGAAGATTTCCGTTTCACGATCCGTATTCGCATTCATCGCCGTCGCGGGGTCGGTACGAACCTGCATTCACCCTGGGAAGCGCATTTCATCGGCAAAAGGTATGGGGGAAAATTGAAGATTCTTCCTGATCGGGGACGGCCACCCCCCCTTTTCCTGAATCGGCCGTTTCTGGAGGTGTCCCTTCCTTGGATCGACGGCCATGCAATTCTGCGGAAGGCTGCTCCCGGTCCGCGCGATGACGACGACACCGCATCGCCTGGGGGACGATCCAGTCACTCCATGAGCTGCTCGCGGCTCCTTGCGGCCGGTTGCGCCTCCTGATTCGCCCGGGCCATCTCCACGCGCAGCCATGCCCGGGCATAGGCCCACCATTGTTTCGCGGTCGGGACGGCAATGCCGAGCGTGGTCGCCGCATCCTCGAAACTCATTCCGGCGAAATAGCGCAACTTGACCAGTTCGGCCTTCCGGGCGTCGACCCGGGCAAACTTTTCCAGGGCTTCATTCACGACGAGCAGTTGTTCGTCCGGTGCCGGGGCGGCCATCTCCAGTTCGTCCGCATCGACGCGATCCGCGCCGCCGCCCCGTTTCGCAGCCAATCGCCGCCGCGCTGCGTCGACAAGAATCCGGCGCATCGCCTCGACGGCGGATGCGAAGAAATGCTGCCGATCGTTCCACTGACGCTGTTCCGATCCGCACATCCTCAGCCAGGCCTCGTGGACCAGGGCGGTGGGCTGCAGGGTGTGTTGACGTTGCTCGCCTGCCAGCCGCTGTGCCGCCATCCGGCGCAATTCCTGATATACCAGCGGCAACAGATCCTCGGCGGCTTTGGGGTCGCTGGAATCCATGACACCGATTCGCTGGGAAATGCCGGCGGGCACGCGGGGAGCCTGATCCAACACCAGCGCGGTGGCGAGGCGGATCCATGTCCACCGCAACGCCGCTCCCATCCGGAGATCGCGGGGATCACGGGGGGCACGGGCTGAAATGGATCGGACGGGAACCTACGACAGTCCCCGCAGGCGGGTCGTGGAGGCGACAGTGGCGTCCATCGACCGGCACCGGGTTCATGAACGGCTCCTCGAAGGAACGGTTTCCCAAGGCAACCGATCGCTCGCCTTTCCAGAACGCATCGTAACTCGGCCGAAACCCGAACCGTGAGCGAGCGGTGACAGGGCTCGCCTCCGCCTTCTGACGTAGTGGCGGAGCGGTGTTTTTGGTGTCCGTTTTGGTGTCCGTTACGGATCCGGCGATTCAGAAGCCGCCGTGATCGGGACCGTCGGGAACTGGAGCCGGTGGTCGGGTTCGGACTCCTAACTGTCTTGTGCCCAGGTGAATATGACCGATCTGTTGGGGGATTCAAGCCTACACTCCGCGTATCCGGGATAACCCGGGGCTATCGGTTGGGTGTCCATTTTGGTGTCCACATTTTGCAACTATGAGGGGCGTACGCTGGCGATTCGCTGCTCTTCTCAAAGTTCACGAATTCAATGGGCAGGCAAACCTTGCGTGAACCCCTCCCTTTCCCCGCCAGTCCGCGTTACACCGATGAACAAGCGAACGACGTGTTGCCATGCTTCACTGTTTAACGAATCGGATATCGCAACATATTGTGGGGTAGTTTGGTTTGTGCCACCACCGGTGGTATGCGGAAATACTATTGAGTCACCTTGACTCAATTCAGTCCCACTCTGATCCGATTAATTCTACTTAAATCATTTCTAATCAGGTCATTACGAAACATTTGAACGTTGGCATGCACCGTGCGACCCGGTCTCGGTGCGTTTGATCGGTGATTGCCCGGTGACTTGGATTGTCGTGCAGTTCCCGTGAGCGGCGTCGAGGCACGACATCGAGGTGTTTCCCGCTGAAGTGCTCCCAAACCTACCCAAGAACTAACCCAATTCCGTAATGAGCGACGAGTTCAAACTTCCGTCCAAGAAAGCTGCGCTTTATTGGGACGTAGGTACTGGCGATTCAACCACGTTGATCGTGAAACCGGGCAGCATCATCGTGCAGATCGATATCCGCCATCTAGCGAAGGCCGATGACCCCGAGGAGCCCGAGTGGCCGATCATCGACCACCTTGTGAAAACGCTGCCGAAGCGCAACGGTCGGCCGTATCTCTCGCTGTTCATCCTGACCCATCCCGACCGAGACCACGTTCAGGGCTTCGCCGAGCTGAATCGGCGGGTGGATATCGGCGAGATTTGGCATACCCCGAAGATATTCCGCGATCAGGACAATGAAGAGACGCTCTGCGAGGACGCCAAGGCGTTTCGAACCGAAGCACATCGGCGCCGCAAGGCAATTCTTGCAAACCCCACCAACGTCCAGTCAGGGAACCGTCTGCGGATTATCGGTCACGACGACCTTCTGTCTGAGGACAAATACAAGGATATCCCGCCGGAGTTCAAGTCACGACCCGGCGAAATGGTCCGCGTAATTGATGGGGTATCTTACCCGCAGGATTTCTGCGCGTTTATCCACGCTCCATTCACGGATGACCAGGCGGCGAACAAGAACAACACCAGCCTCGCGCTCAACATCGCGTTGTTCGATGGGGAGAAATGTGGCCAGTTCTTCTTCTTCGGCGACCGGGAGTATCCGACTATCAAGCGCATCTTTGAGGAGACGGAGGCCCATCCCGACAATGTGCCATACCTCTACTGGGACGTGATGCTCTCCTCTCACCACTGCTCCAAGGCCGTGATGTACTGGAGGGACGAGGGACGGGACGACGAGAACTTCAAGCAAGATATCATGGATTTCTTCGAGAAGTATGCCCGCCCAGACTCCGGATACATCGTTGCCAGCGCGCATTCGGACTTCACCGATGGCCATGGAGACCTTCCGCCTCACCTTAAGGCGCGCGAAGCTTACGAAGCTGTTGTGAAGGCTGGGCACTTCATTTGCACGCATGAGTACCCGAGTAAGAAGAGTCCGGCACCCTTGGTGTTCACGGTCGACGAGCTTGGATGCAAGCTTGATGACAAGCGCACGAAGGCGACTGGAGCGGCGGCTCTTGGGCGGGCAGTAGCCTCAGCTCGGGGTGCGACTCAGCCTCCTGCGGTTCACACCGCATTCGGTGACAAATAGCATGACGCAAGGCCAGCAACGGGCTATCCGCGAGTTGGAGCGGTTGCGAGAGGTTAGCGACGGTTGCTTCAACTTCACTCACGACGCGGTGGAGGAATCGAAGCCTTTGGTCGTAGGGATCTCCATCCGGATCGGGCTCATGGAGACCCGCGTCGGAGGGCTCCAGTTTCGCGAGCGCGAAGAGTTCGTTCTCCTCGTTCCGAGCGGCTTCCCCTTCGACCAGCCGGTCTTGATGGTGCGCCATCAGCGCTTTGCGCGCTTCCCCCATGTCGTGTGGGCAAAGGTGATTTGCCTGTATCAGACGAGTTT carries:
- a CDS encoding type II toxin-antitoxin system PemK/MazF family toxin, coding for MKQWDIWTCDFAEAGPHPAIIVSHPDRVARAPLVNVLIGTSQKASRLARENEVMLNGADGLDWETLVKCDLMYLVEKERLYRRRGSVGAVRRRALVQRVNACFGFTLV
- a CDS encoding type II toxin-antitoxin system ParD family antitoxin, encoding MNIALTKHFEELIARLVASGRYNNSSEVVRAGLRILDAEEKSLAAGSFPPGSLRHLYSKADNRAERRTAKASTLKVEAE
- a CDS encoding sigma-70 family RNA polymerase sigma factor, which produces MGAALRWTWIRLATALVLDQAPRVPAGISQRIGVMDSSDPKAAEDLLPLVYQELRRMAAQRLAGEQRQHTLQPTALVHEAWLRMCGSEQRQWNDRQHFFASAVEAMRRILVDAARRRLAAKRGGGADRVDADELEMAAPAPDEQLLVVNEALEKFARVDARKAELVKLRYFAGMSFEDAATTLGIAVPTAKQWWAYARAWLRVEMARANQEAQPAARSREQLME
- a CDS encoding protein kinase translates to MNANTDRETEIFEEAVQREGRERAAYLDGACQGDPDLRRRMDELLAAHEAPGETLNTTILAAGGQPGFTPFEPPDESVGQTLGRYKLLERIGEGGCGVVYVAEQTEPVRRRVALKVIKLGMDTQQVVARFEAERQALAMMDHPNIAKVLDAGTTELGRPYFVMELVRGVRITDFCDQANLSTKDRLELFIKVCQAIQHAHQKGIIHRDIKPSNILVTLHDGVPVPKVIDFGIAKATEGKLTDATVYTQLHQFIGTPAYMSPEQAEMSGLDIDTRSDIYSLGVLLYELLAGSPPFDPRELMSQGIDAMRRTIREKEPQRPSTRLATLGGDQLTTAARRRSADTAKLLHQLQGDLDWIVMKCLEKDRQRRYDTANGLAAEIRRYLDNEPVTARPPSTVYRFQKAFRRNKVAFAAATAVTAALLLGVVVSTWQAVRATRAKQRALEAEAHATEQRDKANASEDKALLAQAGESRLRKQAEASELAARQRAYASDMNVARHALAENNLGRALDLLNRQRPQPGQRDLRGWEWRYLWKQTRSDAVFTLCQEPAGVASLAASPDGHWLAVGSHHPFGLKVWDLRTRQELFRLAKNEAYVRAAFSPVEPILAFTGTSYLVDNQQRFTLRLWNYATQGMVAEVPLDNDCLGLAFAQDGRTLVTSTAQGHITLWQVPTGSKLASFPSEQAGGSLTRGFAAAPDLSVAAYALSGGRIRVMDLRSGNELWTTRAAKEFVTTLAFSPDGKTLASGAGYTESEIRLWEVATGKQFGQLDGHGSWVGSLVFWPDGRKLASSSADQSVRIWDVASHRALDVMRGHRLEVWRLTLLPDGKTLVSGGKDGTVNVWDTSVTHARPSRTTLPATQVVNSTFADDSRSILTLNRAGEVTQWAGADYQLATPLLELGEMILTSCFSEDGRRLAAHWTNGTVQIWDLTQRILRHRFTAAPGMVWSRASGQEAFVPGGQKLVTWSAHNNLMHQWDLTSGVDEQSWQAPLAANSFALSPDGRQCLAFGWEGNFVLRNLFERSQRTLDLDFLEPDMGSYSPDGSLFATASSQGFGKVWNTETWQPVATLGGFLKGAHALAFSADGKRLAISGGDHEAVKLWDTESWQDVFTLEADGTGYMGVWFSPDGNSITWGNQSGVVHFWRAPSWEEIAAAEAKEKAEGRQP